A stretch of Lactuca sativa cultivar Salinas chromosome 6, Lsat_Salinas_v11, whole genome shotgun sequence DNA encodes these proteins:
- the LOC111905311 gene encoding dirigent protein 22 — protein sequence MATSVSKSITVIFSVLLLSFFLTVESQKFSRNLSQRSLGLRKEKLSHFRFYFHDIVSGPNATAIRIVEATRTNRTAATGFGDISMIDNPLTIGPERNSRLVGRAQGMYTSASINEMGLLMVMNYVFVEGKYNGSTLCIVGRNPVMSTVREMPVIGGSGLFRFARGYAEARTHTFNMSNGDAVVEFNAYVFHY from the coding sequence ATGGCTACTTCTGTATCGAAATCTATTACAGTTATCTTTTCTGTTCTTCTTCTATCTTTCTTTCTCACAGTCGAATCCCAGAAGTTTTCAAGAAACCTATCACAACGATCTTTAGGTTTGAGAAAAGAGAAACTGAGCCACTTTCGTTTCTACTTCCATGACATAGTTAGTGGCCCCAACGCCACCGCCATCAGGATCGTTGAAGCCACCAGAACCAACCGCACTGCCGCCACCGGTTTTGGTGACATCAGCATGATCGACAACCCTTTGACGATCGGCCCTGAAAGGAACTCTAGGTTGGTGGGTAGAGCACAAGGGATGTATACATCAGCGAGCATAAACGAAATGGGTTTGTTGATGGTTATGAACTACGTATTTGTTGAAGGAAAGTATAATGGTAGCACGTTGTGTATAGTTGGCCGGAATCCGGTGATGTCAACGGTGAGAGAGATGCCGGTCATCGGAGGAAGTGGGCTTTTCCGGTTTGCACGTGGATATGCAGAAGCAAGAACTCATACTTTTAACATGAGCAATGGTGACGCCGTCGTGGAGTTTAATGCTTATGTTTTccattattaa
- the LOC111905312 gene encoding dirigent protein 22 translates to MATSVSKSVTVIFSVLLLSFFLTVESQKFSRNLSQRSLGLRKQKLSHFRFYFHDIVSGPNATAIRIVEATRTNRTAATGFGDISMIDNPLTIGPERNSRLVGRAQGMYTSASINEMGLLMVMNYVFVEGKYNGSTLSIVGRNPVMSPVREMPVIGGSGLFRFARGYAEASTHTFNMSNGDAVVEFNVYVFHY, encoded by the coding sequence ATGGCTACTTCTGTATCGAAATCTGTTACAGTTATCTTTTCTGTTCTTCTTCTATCTTTCTTTCTCACAGTCGAATCCCAGAAGTTTTCAAGAAACCTATCACAACGATCTTTAGGTTTGAGAAAACAGAAACTGAGCCATTTTCGTTTCTACTTCCATGACATAGTCAGTGGCCCCAATGCCACCGCCATCAGGATTGTTGAAGCTACCAGAACCAACCGCACTGCCGCCACCGGTTTTGGTGACATCAGCATGATCGACAACCCTTTGACCATCGGCCCTGAACGGAACTCGAGGTTGGTGGGTAGAGCACAAGGGATGTATACATCAGCAAGCATAAACGAAATGGGTTTGTTGATGGTTATGAACTACGTATTTGTAGAAGGAAAGTATAATGGTAGCACGTTGAGTATAGTTGGCCGGAATCCGGTGATGTCGCCGGTGAGAGAGATGCCGGTCATTGGAGGAAGTGGGCTTTTCCGGTTTGCACGTGGATATGCAGAAGCAAGCACTCATACTTTTAACATGAGCAATGGTGACGCTGTCGTGGAGTTCAATGTTTATGTTTTCCATTATTAA